Proteins encoded by one window of Pelmatolapia mariae isolate MD_Pm_ZW linkage group LG14, Pm_UMD_F_2, whole genome shotgun sequence:
- the ccdc92ba gene encoding coiled-coil domain-containing 92B translates to MGDERSLSQQIESVERSMVFLRKEHLSMLHGLHLEILSLQKRCTELTSELKMKPPGRSQIELQEEEELLEARSLEVENRLAEKECTLGELRKELTQKGALVGVLRANLKQKERHFLEELKSRSHCSTVLNTELQKQTEAAAYLSFQLHAARQKLHQQRMQQRQGLLSRANNQGLQYSAEHNSTVSPQMLSGASPSSPVVKPKRKSVRASSRVERSRECVPIEKVMGPAEPTAMPDPALFLHPRRHRARSRHNVAQRQPPLGMEKEEEEDDEGAGGGEGPVEPQDEAARLVSSAAAAAPPAAETQAD, encoded by the exons ATGGGCGATGAGAGGAGTTTGTCTCAGCAGATAGAGAGTGTGGAGAGGAGCATGGTGTTCCTCAGGAAGGAGCACCTCTCCATGCTCCATGGTCTTCACCTGGAGATCCTTTCCCTGCAGAAACGATGCACAG AGTTGACAAGCGAGTTGAAGATGAAGCCTCCGGGCAGGAGTCAAATAG AAttgcaggaggaagaggagctctTGGAAGCTCGCAGTCTGGAGGTCGAAAACCGCCTGGCAGAAAAGGAGTGCACCTTGGGAGAGCTTAGGAAGGAGCTCACTCAGAAAGGGGCTTTGGTGGGAGTTCTCAGAGCCAATCTCAAGCAAAAAGAGCGCCATTTTCTGGAGGAGCTGAAAAGCCGCAGCCACTGTTCGACTGTTCTTAACACGGAGCTGCAGAAACAAACCGAGGCTGCTGCATACCTCTCCTTCCAGCTGCACGCTGCCAGGCAGAAACTGCACCAGCAGCGGATGCAGCAGAGGCAAGGACTGCTTTCCAGGGCCAACAACCAGGGGCTCCAGTACAGTGCTGAGCATAACTCCACAGTTTCTCCACAGATGCTTTCAGGAGCTTCCCCTTCTTCTCCTGTGGTTAAACCAAAACGTAAGAGCGTGAGGGCTTCCTCGAGAGTTGAGCGTTCCCGAGAGTGTGTGCCGATAGAGAAAGTGATGGGCCCTGCAGAGCCCACAGCCATGCCGGACCCTGCTCTCTTCCTCCACCCTCGAAGGCACAGGGCCCGCTCCAGGCACAATGTGGCACAAAGACAGCCTCCACTGGGcatggagaaggaggaagaggaggacgatGAAGGAGCAGGGGGTGGGGAAGGGCCAGTGGAGCCCCAAGATGAAGCTGCTAGACTGGTgtcttcagcagcagcagcagcgcctCCCGCTGCGGAGACGCAAGCAGATTAG